In one window of Candidatus Methylomirabilis tolerans DNA:
- a CDS encoding NTP transferase domain-containing protein: protein MSGTTDHLWGIILAGGEGKRLRPFIRSRFGSDRPKQYCTLFGSRSMLRHTLHRAERLIPPERLLTVVTRPHLDYAREELHDRPPGTVIVQPSNRETGPGILLPLLHVYQQDPKAVVVLLPADHFIAEEERFMSYVEEVAAFVATAPGCLVLLGVEPKRPEPEYGWIETGGISGYHDHAEVHRVRRFWEKPDRRTAQVLYRRYDCLWNTMVAIGRAWWLISLFKTLTPGLFSLFDGLEPLIGSPMEAKAVESVYAKLPAVDFSRAILAQHPPRLAVKRVKDVYWSDWGNPAQVEMDLARSDFRPASGNGLEAGLATQIA from the coding sequence ATGTCTGGAACAACCGATCATCTTTGGGGAATCATCCTCGCAGGCGGCGAGGGGAAGAGGCTTCGGCCTTTCATCCGGTCGCGTTTCGGTTCTGATCGGCCGAAGCAGTACTGTACACTTTTCGGAAGCCGCTCAATGCTCCGACACACGCTGCATCGTGCCGAGCGGCTCATCCCGCCTGAGCGTCTCCTGACCGTCGTGACCCGCCCGCACCTTGATTATGCTCGCGAGGAGCTCCATGACCGCCCTCCGGGCACCGTTATCGTCCAGCCTAGTAACCGGGAGACAGGGCCGGGCATCCTGCTGCCGCTGTTGCATGTCTACCAGCAAGATCCGAAGGCTGTCGTGGTCTTACTACCGGCCGACCACTTCATCGCTGAGGAGGAGCGATTCATGTCGTATGTCGAGGAGGTCGCCGCCTTTGTCGCTACAGCCCCCGGTTGCCTCGTCCTTTTAGGCGTCGAACCGAAGCGACCGGAGCCCGAGTATGGCTGGATTGAGACAGGCGGGATTTCCGGATACCATGACCATGCCGAGGTCCATCGCGTACGACGGTTTTGGGAGAAGCCCGACCGCCGCACGGCCCAGGTCCTCTACCGCCGATACGATTGTTTGTGGAATACGATGGTTGCAATCGGACGAGCCTGGTGGTTGATCAGCCTTTTCAAGACGCTGACGCCTGGACTCTTCAGTCTCTTTGACGGCTTAGAGCCCCTCATCGGGTCTCCGATGGAAGCTAAGGCCGTCGAAAGCGTCTACGCCAAGCTGCCGGCGGTAGATTTCTCACGGGCGATTTTGGCTCAGCACCCTCCTCGCCTCGCGGTAAAACGGGTAAAAGACGTCTACTGGAGCGATTGGGGCAACCCGGCGCAGGTCGAAATGGATCTTGCCCGCTCTGACTTCCGGCCGGCATCGGGAAACGGGCTGGAGGCCGGATTGGCAACGCAAATCGCCTAA